The proteins below come from a single Microbacterium sp. SLBN-154 genomic window:
- a CDS encoding universal stress protein → MSEVIAVGVTDAPVADRAVAWAASRARDRRQRLRLVSILGGAVGVVGEDTLVDRLLTEMRERAEATAAGLRAAGVEVEVVVERGNPTEKLIAAAEGAALLVIGSDHRGPRAGATRGPHGFRIVSAAPCPVVVVPDFDLGERRGVVVGVDGSETSEHAVAWAAAEADRLGEPLIAVGAWVPLPAPGNRGTYPEQYLQNMQALTEETLSIALAGLRSRYPDLEIVARAERGYPAEMINRHAATARLVVVGTHGRGAFRRFVLGSVSYDVLTHLATVTAAVR, encoded by the coding sequence ATGTCCGAGGTGATCGCGGTCGGTGTGACCGACGCGCCCGTGGCCGACCGCGCGGTGGCGTGGGCGGCGTCCCGCGCCCGCGATCGACGACAGCGGCTGAGGCTGGTGTCGATCCTGGGCGGCGCGGTGGGTGTCGTCGGCGAGGATACCCTCGTCGACCGGCTTCTCACCGAGATGCGGGAGCGGGCCGAAGCGACCGCGGCGGGTCTGCGCGCCGCCGGAGTCGAGGTCGAGGTGGTCGTCGAACGCGGTAACCCGACCGAGAAGCTCATCGCCGCCGCCGAGGGCGCCGCGCTGCTGGTGATCGGCAGCGACCACCGCGGCCCCCGGGCCGGAGCCACGCGCGGCCCGCACGGCTTCCGCATCGTCTCGGCCGCGCCGTGCCCGGTGGTCGTCGTCCCCGATTTCGATCTCGGTGAGCGCCGCGGAGTGGTCGTCGGCGTCGACGGCTCTGAGACCTCCGAGCACGCCGTCGCCTGGGCGGCCGCCGAAGCCGACCGTCTCGGCGAGCCGCTCATCGCCGTCGGCGCGTGGGTGCCGCTTCCCGCGCCGGGCAACCGCGGCACGTACCCCGAGCAGTACCTGCAGAACATGCAGGCGCTCACGGAGGAGACGCTGTCGATCGCCCTCGCGGGGCTCCGCAGTCGCTATCCCGACCTCGAGATCGTCGCGCGCGCGGAGCGCGGCTACCCGGCAGAGATGATCAACCGCCACGCGGCGACAGCGCGGCTGGTCGTCGTCGGCACTCACGGCCGCGGCGCGTTCCGCCGCTTCGTCCTGGGATCGGTCAGCTACGACGTCCTCACCCACCTCGCGACGGTGACCGCCGCGGTGCGCTGA
- a CDS encoding SHOCT domain-containing protein, with amino-acid sequence MPFRRMGRPGLLGLAARTAVVAGTASAVSGSMQGSRERKAQAQYEQEQYQAAQQQAQLDAAAQAAVAAQMPQAAPVASAPAAGGGDDMIARLQQLAALKQSGVLTDEEFTAAKAKLLS; translated from the coding sequence ATGCCGTTCCGACGCATGGGACGTCCGGGCCTGCTGGGCCTCGCCGCGCGCACCGCCGTGGTCGCGGGAACCGCCTCGGCCGTGAGCGGCTCGATGCAGGGCTCGCGGGAGCGCAAGGCGCAGGCGCAGTACGAGCAGGAGCAGTACCAGGCCGCGCAGCAGCAGGCGCAGCTCGATGCGGCGGCGCAGGCCGCGGTCGCCGCACAGATGCCGCAGGCCGCCCCCGTGGCATCCGCTCCGGCCGCCGGCGGAGGCGATGACATGATCGCCCGTCTGCAGCAGCTCGCCGCGCTCAAGCAGAGCGGCGTGCTCACCGACGAGGAGTTCACCGCCGCGAAGGCGAAACTCCTGTCCTGA
- a CDS encoding DUF6325 family protein, producing the protein MVEFRYGPVELYLVGFDSDRPHPDAVAALREIIESGVVRLLDLVVLRKSAEGDIEMIEVEEQNALGIEGIELFAAGLTASEDIDELAELIAPGSSAVLVALEMTYVRALAEKVAQSGGTVLTAERIPAPVVNAVADMIDAEEN; encoded by the coding sequence ATGGTCGAGTTCCGGTACGGGCCGGTGGAGCTGTATCTGGTCGGCTTCGACAGCGATCGGCCGCACCCCGACGCCGTGGCGGCGCTGCGCGAGATCATCGAGTCCGGCGTCGTGCGCCTGCTCGATCTGGTCGTCCTGCGCAAGTCCGCCGAAGGCGACATCGAGATGATCGAGGTGGAGGAGCAGAACGCCCTCGGCATCGAGGGCATCGAGCTGTTCGCGGCGGGCCTGACCGCGTCGGAGGACATCGATGAACTCGCCGAGCTCATCGCGCCCGGCAGCTCGGCCGTGCTCGTGGCACTCGAGATGACGTACGTGCGAGCCCTCGCCGAGAAGGTCGCGCAGAGCGGCGGCACGGTGCTCACGGCCGAGCGCATCCCCGCCCCGGTCGTCAACGCCGTGGCCGACATGATCGACGCAGAGGAGAACTGA
- a CDS encoding YbhB/YbcL family Raf kinase inhibitor-like protein has product MRIDKLAISSPDIPDLGDVPERFSADGGNDVPRLEITGVPEGTREVVVISHDPDAPLPNGFTHWVLYGLPPVDQTVDTAAATTGPNGAGKTGWYGPQPPQGHGRHHYYFWVYALDREVTGTPSREEFLRDYADAVIEQNRFVGHFQR; this is encoded by the coding sequence ATGCGTATCGACAAGCTTGCGATCTCGAGCCCCGACATCCCCGACCTGGGAGACGTTCCCGAGCGCTTCTCCGCCGACGGCGGCAACGATGTGCCGCGGTTGGAGATCACCGGGGTGCCGGAGGGCACTCGCGAGGTGGTCGTGATCTCGCACGACCCCGACGCGCCGCTGCCGAACGGCTTCACGCACTGGGTGCTCTACGGCCTGCCGCCGGTGGACCAGACCGTCGACACCGCCGCCGCGACCACGGGCCCCAACGGCGCGGGAAAGACCGGATGGTACGGACCGCAGCCTCCGCAGGGACACGGCCGTCACCACTACTACTTCTGGGTGTACGCGCTCGACCGTGAGGTGACCGGCACCCCCAGTCGTGAGGAGTTCCTGCGCGACTACGCCGACGCCGTCATCGAGCAGAACCGGTTCGTGGGGCACTTCCAGCGCTGA
- a CDS encoding bifunctional 4-hydroxy-2-oxoglutarate aldolase/2-dehydro-3-deoxy-phosphogluconate aldolase, with product MTPASPTDAYFASALADQPIMGVFRNLDPARAVARATRAWDAGVRNVEIPVQSRDAMPTLRAVIDAASERGLEVGAGTVASVEQLDEVQRAGAAYTVSPGLDPDVVRASAERSLPHLPGVATASEILAARRLGLHWVKAFPASVLGASWIRAMRGPFPDQRFVVTGGMTVRVAQDFLDAGVATVAIGDDFDDDEGLAAVSALIARG from the coding sequence GTGACCCCTGCTTCTCCGACCGACGCCTACTTCGCGTCGGCCCTCGCAGACCAGCCGATCATGGGCGTGTTCCGAAACCTCGATCCTGCGCGCGCGGTCGCCCGCGCGACCCGCGCCTGGGACGCGGGTGTGCGCAACGTCGAGATCCCCGTCCAGAGTCGCGACGCGATGCCGACGCTCCGGGCTGTGATCGATGCCGCCAGCGAACGCGGGCTCGAGGTCGGAGCCGGCACGGTCGCCTCCGTCGAGCAGCTCGACGAGGTGCAGCGGGCTGGCGCGGCGTACACCGTCTCGCCCGGACTCGATCCCGACGTGGTGCGCGCCAGCGCCGAACGGTCCCTTCCCCACCTTCCGGGTGTCGCGACGGCCTCCGAGATCCTCGCTGCGCGACGTCTCGGCCTCCACTGGGTGAAGGCGTTCCCCGCCTCGGTGCTGGGGGCCTCTTGGATTCGCGCGATGCGCGGGCCCTTCCCCGATCAACGATTCGTCGTGACGGGTGGGATGACCGTCCGCGTCGCCCAGGACTTCCTCGACGCGGGGGTCGCCACCGTGGCGATCGGCGACGACTTCGACGACGACGAAGGTCTCGCCGCGGTTTCGGCCCTCATCGCGCGGGGCTGA
- a CDS encoding sugar kinase — protein sequence MNIARGDGFEVLCVGEGLAVALPLGDLASDAEPPRLAVHTGGAEGNVALHLAAQGISVAWASRVGADPFGRKVRADLDRGGVDVSSVLVDPEHVTGMYVKDTLPDGGSVMHYYRANSAASHLSPADVARFPLDRVDWVHVSGITAAISDSAAEMVGALIAGCRNHGVSVSFDVNFRARLWPVAQAAEPLAGIAREADLVFVGLDEAQELWGTPTATDVFDLLDSVPLVVVKDGAVGASELSRRGPAPTTTFVATPAASPVELIGAGDAFAGGYLAGLIRGEAPRDRLLRGHASAAWTIGSRDDVRPGHSPAPFAPATDSPERTAT from the coding sequence ATGAACATCGCGCGCGGCGACGGCTTCGAGGTCCTCTGCGTGGGGGAGGGGCTGGCGGTCGCGCTACCGCTCGGCGACCTCGCCTCCGACGCCGAGCCGCCCCGGCTGGCCGTTCACACCGGCGGCGCCGAGGGCAACGTCGCCCTGCACCTGGCGGCACAGGGCATCTCGGTCGCGTGGGCGTCACGGGTGGGCGCGGATCCCTTCGGGCGCAAGGTGAGGGCAGACCTCGATCGGGGTGGGGTGGACGTCTCGAGCGTGCTCGTGGATCCGGAGCACGTGACCGGCATGTACGTGAAGGACACGCTCCCCGACGGCGGATCGGTGATGCACTACTACCGCGCGAACTCGGCCGCATCGCACCTGTCGCCGGCCGACGTCGCGCGCTTCCCCCTCGACCGTGTCGACTGGGTGCACGTCTCGGGCATCACTGCGGCGATCTCCGACAGCGCCGCCGAGATGGTGGGCGCGCTCATCGCCGGATGCCGGAATCATGGCGTCTCGGTGTCGTTCGATGTGAACTTCCGGGCCCGACTCTGGCCGGTCGCGCAGGCGGCCGAGCCGCTCGCGGGGATCGCGCGCGAGGCCGACCTGGTCTTCGTCGGACTCGACGAAGCGCAGGAGTTGTGGGGCACACCCACGGCGACGGACGTCTTCGACCTGCTCGACTCCGTCCCCCTCGTCGTGGTGAAGGACGGCGCCGTTGGGGCCTCTGAGCTGTCGCGGCGCGGGCCTGCCCCGACGACCACCTTCGTCGCCACCCCCGCCGCCTCACCGGTGGAACTCATCGGCGCTGGGGACGCCTTCGCGGGCGGCTACCTCGCGGGGTTGATCCGCGGGGAGGCGCCGCGAGATCGCCTGTTGCGCGGGCACGCGTCGGCAGCCTGGACGATCGGCAGCCGCGACGACGTGCGGCCGGGCCACAGCCCTGCGCCCTTCGCCCCCGCGACGGACTCTCCCGAAAGGACTGCGACGTGA
- a CDS encoding YaeQ family protein, which yields MAAGAVMHTFEVQLADVDRGVYDKVTVRAARHPSETDAYMVTRVLAYLLEYEEGVAFSGGISSTEEPAVLIRDATGRITAWIEVGAPDAGRLHFGSKLADRTTVYTHRDPAKVRAGVAGKTIHRAEDIVLHSFDPGFIDAAVAALARRNTVTLSVTERQLYLDLNGTALSSAIHDEPLV from the coding sequence ATGGCCGCCGGCGCAGTGATGCACACCTTCGAGGTGCAGCTGGCGGATGTGGATCGCGGTGTCTACGACAAGGTGACGGTGCGCGCAGCGCGGCATCCGTCCGAGACCGACGCGTACATGGTCACCCGGGTCCTGGCCTACCTGCTCGAGTACGAAGAGGGCGTCGCCTTCAGCGGAGGGATCTCGTCCACCGAGGAACCCGCCGTGCTGATCCGCGACGCCACTGGCCGCATCACGGCGTGGATCGAAGTCGGGGCGCCCGACGCCGGGCGGCTGCACTTCGGCAGCAAGCTCGCCGACCGCACCACCGTGTACACCCACCGTGATCCGGCGAAGGTGCGGGCGGGAGTGGCGGGCAAGACGATCCACCGCGCCGAGGACATCGTGCTGCACAGCTTCGACCCGGGCTTCATCGACGCCGCCGTCGCGGCGCTGGCTCGGCGCAACACCGTGACGCTGTCGGTGACCGAGCGCCAGCTCTACCTCGACCTCAACGGCACCGCCCTCAGTTCCGCGATCCACGACGAGCCGCTCGTATGA
- a CDS encoding alpha/beta fold hydrolase, translating to MTMLSVRRLEGSLPSGGTWAVELPHDFAGTVCLYSAGYGGAATGEVALAGGADSRRLLLERKLAVAGSRTVTEGWIVRDALIDQAHTVEALRDRLGGDVRVVAWGHSMGGLITAGLAERVPDLIDAALPLCASVAGAIPMLNQGLDAAFALAMLSAPDQAVELVDVTIPDMDRLALGREQIQRARRSPEGVARVALAAALAQIPTWTVDNMFGSVEPGPEPGAGDLSTMLENQAAVLPYVAFSPRRDLERRAGGNFSWNAGIDYSEQLHVSGLKTGVEAAYERAGLELADDLELLANAPRIVAVDEAVAYMERNLTPTGDIGVPILSIATTGDFAPTLSQSAAYADVVADTGRADLLQQAYVHAPGHCGGLTAADIAAGIDAVLARVSSGAPADVAAEAMNARSAAIAEEHGLDLPAPVFADVRPRPHVRPHRRWDRRA from the coding sequence GTGACCATGCTCTCCGTCCGCCGGCTCGAGGGCAGCCTGCCCAGCGGTGGGACGTGGGCCGTGGAACTGCCCCACGACTTCGCCGGAACAGTCTGCCTGTACAGCGCAGGGTACGGCGGAGCCGCCACCGGCGAGGTCGCACTCGCGGGGGGAGCGGACAGCCGACGCCTGCTGCTCGAGCGGAAGCTGGCGGTCGCCGGCTCCCGCACGGTGACCGAGGGGTGGATCGTCCGTGACGCCCTGATCGATCAAGCGCACACGGTCGAAGCGCTCCGAGATCGGCTGGGCGGCGACGTCCGCGTCGTGGCGTGGGGACACTCGATGGGGGGACTGATCACGGCGGGGCTCGCGGAACGAGTCCCCGACCTCATCGACGCCGCCCTCCCCCTCTGCGCGTCCGTCGCGGGCGCGATCCCGATGCTCAACCAGGGCCTGGATGCCGCCTTCGCGCTCGCGATGCTGAGTGCACCGGACCAGGCGGTGGAGCTCGTGGATGTCACGATCCCCGACATGGACCGTCTCGCCCTGGGCCGCGAGCAGATCCAGCGGGCCCGCCGCAGCCCGGAAGGTGTGGCACGGGTGGCGCTCGCTGCCGCCCTCGCGCAGATACCGACCTGGACGGTCGACAACATGTTCGGATCCGTCGAACCCGGCCCTGAACCCGGCGCGGGAGATCTCAGCACGATGCTCGAGAACCAGGCTGCCGTTCTCCCGTATGTCGCCTTCTCACCTCGCCGAGACCTCGAACGCCGTGCGGGTGGGAACTTCTCGTGGAACGCGGGCATCGATTACTCCGAGCAGCTCCACGTGTCCGGCCTGAAAACGGGCGTCGAGGCCGCGTACGAGAGGGCGGGGCTCGAACTCGCCGACGATCTGGAGCTTCTTGCGAATGCCCCGCGTATCGTGGCGGTGGACGAGGCCGTCGCGTACATGGAACGCAACCTCACCCCGACAGGCGACATCGGCGTTCCCATCCTGAGCATCGCCACGACAGGGGACTTCGCGCCGACACTGTCGCAGTCGGCGGCCTACGCCGACGTCGTCGCCGATACAGGGCGCGCGGACCTGCTCCAACAGGCCTACGTCCATGCTCCCGGCCATTGCGGAGGTCTGACCGCGGCCGATATCGCCGCGGGCATCGACGCCGTGCTGGCGCGGGTGTCGTCGGGTGCGCCTGCGGATGTCGCTGCGGAGGCCATGAATGCGCGATCGGCGGCCATCGCCGAGGAGCACGGCCTCGATCTCCCCGCTCCGGTCTTCGCGGACGTGCGGCCCCGCCCCCACGTGCGCCCGCACCGTCGCTGGGACCGTCGGGCATGA
- a CDS encoding ABC transporter ATP-binding protein encodes MRNAEVLVEAINVGKEFRRGGSRVRAVSDVSFQLHAGESLAIVGESGSGKSTVARMVMGMTEPSSGTISLGGGAIPSRGRSTRLRRQRAGFVQMVFQDPYSSLDPRQKISDCLAEALSVHSGLERTEREARVRELLDQVSLDPSLAASYPRALSGGQRQRVAIARALAADPRVLVLDEAVSALDVSVQAKVLRLLESIRTARGMSYIFISHDLGVVREISNSVLVMKQGEVVESGATAEVLDAPQHPYTQLLRACVPRAGWRPEDALVAIERYRSAP; translated from the coding sequence ATGAGGAACGCCGAGGTCCTCGTCGAGGCCATCAACGTCGGCAAGGAATTCCGCCGGGGCGGGTCGCGAGTACGTGCCGTGAGCGACGTGTCCTTCCAATTGCATGCGGGCGAGTCGCTCGCCATCGTGGGTGAGTCGGGGTCGGGGAAGTCCACCGTCGCCCGCATGGTCATGGGCATGACCGAGCCGAGCTCGGGAACGATCTCCCTGGGAGGCGGCGCCATCCCCTCGCGTGGGCGCAGCACACGGCTGCGCCGGCAGCGCGCGGGATTCGTGCAGATGGTCTTCCAGGACCCCTACTCCTCGCTGGATCCCCGTCAGAAGATCTCCGACTGCCTCGCCGAAGCGCTGTCTGTCCACTCCGGGCTCGAGAGAACCGAGCGCGAAGCGCGAGTGCGGGAGCTCCTCGACCAGGTCTCCCTCGACCCATCGCTGGCGGCGTCCTATCCCCGCGCTCTCTCCGGAGGGCAACGTCAGCGCGTCGCGATCGCGCGGGCGCTCGCCGCCGATCCGCGCGTTCTGGTGCTCGACGAGGCGGTGTCCGCGCTCGACGTGTCGGTGCAGGCCAAGGTCCTCCGGCTCCTCGAGAGCATCCGCACCGCTCGGGGCATGAGCTACATCTTCATCTCTCACGATCTCGGTGTGGTGCGTGAGATCAGCAACTCCGTCCTGGTCATGAAGCAGGGTGAGGTCGTTGAAAGCGGGGCGACGGCGGAGGTGCTGGATGCTCCGCAGCATCCGTACACCCAGCTTCTGCGGGCGTGCGTTCCCCGCGCCGGCTGGCGGCCGGAGGACGCACTCGTCGCGATCGAGCGATACCGGAGCGCCCCGTGA
- a CDS encoding ABC transporter ATP-binding protein, which translates to MSLLEIQSLSVTLPVADGERQVLFDVDLTLEEGETLALVGESGSGKSMTARSILRLLPPRARVDGSIVFDGRSVLDADPAELRELRRTQIGMIFQDARSSIDPVRTVGDFLTEGLLIGGMSRKDAQARALQSLDAVRISDARARMRAYPHELSGGMLQRVMIASVVQAGHRLILADEATSALDVTTQAEVVGILAELQKTHGLAMLFITHDLDLAASICHRTAVINRGRIVEVQDSDALYSAPTHEYTIQLLASRPNPAGRNTP; encoded by the coding sequence ATGAGTCTGCTCGAGATACAGTCCCTCTCCGTCACGCTGCCGGTCGCCGACGGCGAGCGGCAGGTGCTCTTCGACGTCGATCTCACTCTCGAGGAGGGCGAGACCCTCGCCCTCGTGGGTGAATCGGGTTCGGGCAAGTCGATGACCGCACGCAGCATCCTCCGTCTCCTCCCCCCGCGCGCCCGGGTCGACGGTTCCATCGTGTTCGATGGTCGTTCGGTCCTCGACGCCGATCCGGCCGAGCTGCGAGAGCTGCGGCGCACCCAGATCGGGATGATCTTCCAAGACGCCCGGTCCTCGATCGATCCCGTTCGCACCGTCGGCGACTTCCTCACCGAGGGACTGCTGATCGGGGGGATGTCCCGGAAGGACGCCCAGGCGCGCGCGCTGCAGTCCCTCGACGCGGTCCGCATCAGCGATGCCCGAGCCCGGATGCGTGCCTACCCGCACGAACTGTCCGGGGGGATGCTGCAGCGCGTGATGATCGCATCCGTCGTCCAGGCCGGACATCGGCTCATCCTGGCCGACGAGGCGACCAGTGCGTTGGATGTCACGACGCAAGCCGAGGTGGTCGGGATCCTCGCGGAGCTTCAGAAGACCCACGGGCTGGCGATGCTGTTCATCACGCACGACCTCGACCTGGCGGCATCCATCTGCCATCGCACCGCGGTCATCAATCGCGGCAGGATCGTGGAGGTTCAGGATTCGGATGCGCTGTACTCCGCTCCGACGCATGAGTACACCATCCAGCTGCTCGCGTCGCGGCCGAATCCGGCAGGGAGGAACACCCCATGA
- a CDS encoding ABC transporter permease: MSALLEIRPPGPRQKSWSVLSVTAIVVAVALVALAILAPWIAPYDPDAGDVLNGFAPPSPEHLLGTDSAGRDILSRLLVGARSSLLGGAVVTVLAASLGTLIGITAAWRGGAVDTFISGSLAVLFAFPGIIAALIAASLFGPSLPTAIVAITIPMLPAVSRVVRAEALRQISLPYIESARVQGLGVLRICFGHVLPNVAPVIVAQIATIFGFAMMGIAALSYLGLGVRPPTADWGVMISSGQSGVLQGHPEESIFAGLALVITITAFTVSADAIATRLDRGRAS; this comes from the coding sequence ATGAGCGCCCTTCTCGAGATCCGTCCGCCGGGTCCTCGGCAGAAGAGCTGGAGCGTCCTGTCGGTCACGGCGATCGTCGTCGCCGTCGCGCTGGTCGCCCTGGCGATCCTGGCCCCGTGGATCGCACCGTACGACCCCGATGCGGGGGACGTTCTGAACGGGTTCGCGCCGCCCAGCCCGGAACACCTCCTGGGAACCGATTCGGCGGGTCGCGACATCCTGTCGCGCCTGCTCGTGGGGGCACGAAGCTCGCTGCTGGGCGGCGCCGTGGTGACCGTGCTCGCTGCGAGCCTCGGGACCCTCATCGGCATCACCGCCGCGTGGCGCGGCGGTGCCGTCGACACCTTCATCTCCGGCAGTCTCGCCGTGCTGTTCGCCTTCCCTGGAATCATCGCCGCGTTGATCGCCGCGTCGCTGTTCGGCCCGAGTCTTCCCACGGCGATAGTGGCGATCACGATCCCCATGCTCCCCGCGGTCTCGCGGGTCGTCCGCGCGGAGGCGCTTCGTCAGATCTCTCTCCCGTACATCGAAAGCGCGCGTGTTCAGGGCCTCGGCGTGCTCCGCATCTGCTTCGGCCACGTGCTGCCGAACGTCGCCCCGGTGATCGTCGCGCAGATCGCCACCATCTTCGGGTTCGCCATGATGGGCATCGCTGCACTGTCGTACCTCGGACTCGGCGTCCGCCCGCCTACCGCCGATTGGGGTGTGATGATCTCGTCGGGACAGTCGGGCGTGCTCCAGGGGCATCCCGAAGAGAGCATCTTCGCCGGCCTCGCCCTCGTGATCACGATCACGGCCTTCACGGTGAGCGCCGACGCGATCGCCACGCGCTTGGATCGGGGGCGGGCGTCATGA
- a CDS encoding ABC transporter permease — MLRFALTRLVSTVLTLLASSFLIFGALALAPGSPLAALSGNRPLTPEQVAALEERYHLNDPFFVRYVQWVSDFVRGDWGISIVQNDTVANLIGARIGTTVTLVLYATILLLIIGLTVGMLAAVSGPRVQAGVTAATTIALATPPFFYALVFVSIFAVGLGWFPVFGAGEGVLDRIWHLTLPAFALALSGCALISRIVRNSVTEELGKEYADVARARGFRESRVLGRHVLRNALVPTVTIAGLTVAALFADTAVIETAFGINGIGQLLASSVLAKDFAVVQAITLLIVFVFLATNLIVDLLYRVLDPRMSKAVVA, encoded by the coding sequence ATGCTCCGGTTCGCCCTCACCCGCCTCGTCTCGACGGTCCTGACCCTGCTGGCCTCGTCGTTCCTGATCTTCGGTGCGCTCGCTCTCGCACCGGGGAGTCCGCTCGCGGCGCTCAGCGGCAATCGGCCGCTGACGCCTGAGCAGGTGGCGGCGTTGGAGGAGCGGTATCACCTCAACGATCCGTTCTTCGTTCGCTACGTGCAATGGGTGTCCGACTTCGTCCGTGGCGACTGGGGGATCTCCATCGTCCAGAACGACACGGTCGCGAACCTGATCGGGGCCCGGATCGGGACGACGGTGACCCTGGTGCTGTACGCGACGATCCTGCTCCTCATCATCGGGCTGACCGTGGGTATGCTCGCGGCGGTGTCCGGTCCACGGGTGCAGGCGGGGGTGACCGCCGCCACGACGATCGCCCTCGCCACCCCGCCCTTCTTCTACGCCCTCGTCTTCGTCTCGATCTTCGCCGTGGGACTCGGATGGTTCCCGGTGTTCGGCGCAGGGGAGGGTGTGCTGGATCGGATCTGGCACCTGACCCTTCCCGCCTTCGCGCTGGCCCTCTCCGGGTGTGCGCTGATCAGCCGGATCGTCCGCAACAGCGTCACCGAAGAACTCGGTAAGGAGTACGCCGACGTCGCCCGTGCCCGAGGGTTCCGGGAGAGCAGGGTGCTCGGCCGCCACGTGCTGCGAAACGCACTGGTTCCGACGGTGACCATCGCCGGCCTCACGGTGGCCGCGCTGTTCGCGGATACCGCGGTGATCGAGACGGCTTTCGGGATCAACGGGATCGGACAGCTGCTCGCCTCCTCCGTTCTCGCGAAGGATTTCGCCGTCGTACAGGCCATCACCCTTCTGATCGTCTTCGTCTTCCTCGCCACGAACCTGATCGTGGACCTGCTGTACCGGGTCCTGGATCCCCGAATGAGCAAGGCGGTGGTCGCATGA